The Pyrus communis chromosome 2, drPyrComm1.1, whole genome shotgun sequence genome includes a window with the following:
- the LOC137725269 gene encoding scarecrow-like protein 1 isoform X2 codes for MSLVRPAELSTSYRNPNFYSLKGSNESSSLSTQIFGSDKPKVVYSDDPYSAESYEKYFLDSPMEEVTHPSSSGVSGSSTNPQDYFESQSPDADSFDEDKMRLKLQELERALLNDNADEDDGERNCSSQSMEVDCEWIDPIQNELLHDSPKESLSSDSNASSTSSNKEISQVSPRTPKQLLFECAGALSEGNVEEASTMINELRQMVSIQGDPTQRIAAYMVEGLAARVASSGKFLYKSLKCKEPPSSYRLAAMQILFEVCPCFKFGFMAANGAIIEACKDEKRVHIIDFDINQGNQYITLIQTLSSLPGKPPHLKLTGVDDPETVQRHVGGLKIIGQRLEKLAEALKVPFEFHAVASRTSIVNTSMLGCRPGEALVVNFAFQLHHMPDESVSTVNQRDQLLRMVKSLRPKLVTVVEQDMNTNTTPFLQRFVEAYNYYSAVFDSLDAALPRESQDRMNVERQCLARDIVNIVACEGEERIERYEVAGKWRARMTMAGFTSCPMSTNVSDSIRDLSRQYSERYKVKEEAGALLFGWEEKNLIVASAWR; via the exons ATGTCTTTAGTTCGGCCAGCAGAGCTCTCCACATCGTACAGAAATCCCAATTTCTACTCTCTAAAGGGCAGCAATGAAAGTTCCAGCTTGTCAACTCAAATATTTGGCTCTGATAAGCCCAAGGTGGTGTATTCAGATGATCCCTACAGCGCTGAGAGTTATGAGAAGTACTTCCTTGACTCCCCAATGGAAGAAGTTACACATCCTTCCAGCTCCGGCGTTTCTGGGAGTTCAACTAACCCACAAG ATTACTTTGAGAGTCAAAGCCCCGATGCGGATAGCTTTgatgaagataagatgagattgAAGCTTCAAGAATTGGAGAGAGCACTCCTTAATGACAATGCAGATGAAGACGATGGGGAGAGAAATTGCAGTAGTCAAAGCATGGAAGTGGATTGTGAATGGATTGATCCAATCCAGAATGAATTGCTCCATGACTCACCCAAGGAGTCTTTGTCCTCTGACTCTAACGCGAGCAGTACCAGCAGCAACAAAGAAATATCACAGGTTTCTCCACGGACACCCAAGCAGCTGCTTTTTGAGTGCGCTGGTGCACTCTCGGAGGGAAATGTCGAAGAAGCATCAACAATGATAAATGAGCTCCGACAGATGGTATCAATTCAAGGAGATCCTACACAGAGGATTGCGGCTTACATGGTGGAAGGCCTAGCAGCTCGTGTGGCTTCCTCAGGAAAATTTCTTTACAAGTCTTTGAAATGCAAGGAACCCCCGTCATCTTATCGCCTTGCAGCCATGCAAATCCTTTTTGAGGTGTGTCCGTGCTTTAAATTTGGATTTATGGCAGCAAATGGAGCCATCATAGAGGCATGCAAAGATGAAAAGAGAGTTCACATCATAGATTTTGACATAAACCAGGGGAACCAATACATAACCCTCATACAAACACTTTCGAGTCTGCCAGGCAAGCCACCACACTTGAAGTTAACAGGGGTGGATGATCCCGAGACAGTTCAGCGTCATGTTGGAGGCCTAAAGATCATTGGACAAAGGCTTGAGAAGCTAGCAGAAGCGCTGAAAGTTCCATTCGAGTTTCATGCAGTAGCCTCAAGGACTTCAATCGTCAATACCTCAATGCTTGGCTGCAGGCCTGGGGAAGCACTTGTGGTTAACTTTGCTTTTCAGCTTCACCACATGCCAGACGAAAGTGTTTCAACGGTTAACCAGAGGGACCAGCTTCTTCGGATGGTGAAGAGCTTGAGGCCAAAACTTGTTACAGTTGTAGAACAAGACATGAACACCAATACGACCCCTTTTCTCCAAAGATTTGTTGAAGCCTACAACTATTACTCTGCTGTTTTTGATTCCCTTGATGCAGCTCTCCCCCGGGAGAGTCAGGATAGGATGAATGTCGAAAGGCAGTGTCTAGCACGGGACATAGTGAACATTGTGGCGTGCGAAGGAGAGGAAAGAATAGAGCGGTATGAGGTAGCTGGAAAGTGGAGGGCAAGGATGACCATGGCAGGATTTACTTCATGTCCTATGAGCACCAATGTGAGTGATTCGATTCGGGATCTTAGTAGACAGTACAGTGAGAGGTACAAGGTGAAGGAGGAGGCGGGGGCTCTTCTTTTTGGGTGGGAAGAGAAAAACTTGATTGTTGCTTCAGCGTGGAGGTGA
- the LOC137725269 gene encoding scarecrow-like protein 1 isoform X1 codes for MSLVRPAELSTSYRNPNFYSLKGSNESSSLSTQIFGSDKPKVVYSDDPYSAESYEKYFLDSPMEEVTHPSSSGVSGSSTNPQGASSYQLTAGSVSSLNTQNPFSTSLMSNFESDYFESQSPDADSFDEDKMRLKLQELERALLNDNADEDDGERNCSSQSMEVDCEWIDPIQNELLHDSPKESLSSDSNASSTSSNKEISQVSPRTPKQLLFECAGALSEGNVEEASTMINELRQMVSIQGDPTQRIAAYMVEGLAARVASSGKFLYKSLKCKEPPSSYRLAAMQILFEVCPCFKFGFMAANGAIIEACKDEKRVHIIDFDINQGNQYITLIQTLSSLPGKPPHLKLTGVDDPETVQRHVGGLKIIGQRLEKLAEALKVPFEFHAVASRTSIVNTSMLGCRPGEALVVNFAFQLHHMPDESVSTVNQRDQLLRMVKSLRPKLVTVVEQDMNTNTTPFLQRFVEAYNYYSAVFDSLDAALPRESQDRMNVERQCLARDIVNIVACEGEERIERYEVAGKWRARMTMAGFTSCPMSTNVSDSIRDLSRQYSERYKVKEEAGALLFGWEEKNLIVASAWR; via the coding sequence ATGTCTTTAGTTCGGCCAGCAGAGCTCTCCACATCGTACAGAAATCCCAATTTCTACTCTCTAAAGGGCAGCAATGAAAGTTCCAGCTTGTCAACTCAAATATTTGGCTCTGATAAGCCCAAGGTGGTGTATTCAGATGATCCCTACAGCGCTGAGAGTTATGAGAAGTACTTCCTTGACTCCCCAATGGAAGAAGTTACACATCCTTCCAGCTCCGGCGTTTCTGGGAGTTCAACTAACCCACAAGGTGCCTCATCTTACCAGCTAACAGCTGGATCAGTTTCCTCCTTGAATACTCAAAATCCATTTAGCACttctttaatgtccaattttgAATCAGATTACTTTGAGAGTCAAAGCCCCGATGCGGATAGCTTTgatgaagataagatgagattgAAGCTTCAAGAATTGGAGAGAGCACTCCTTAATGACAATGCAGATGAAGACGATGGGGAGAGAAATTGCAGTAGTCAAAGCATGGAAGTGGATTGTGAATGGATTGATCCAATCCAGAATGAATTGCTCCATGACTCACCCAAGGAGTCTTTGTCCTCTGACTCTAACGCGAGCAGTACCAGCAGCAACAAAGAAATATCACAGGTTTCTCCACGGACACCCAAGCAGCTGCTTTTTGAGTGCGCTGGTGCACTCTCGGAGGGAAATGTCGAAGAAGCATCAACAATGATAAATGAGCTCCGACAGATGGTATCAATTCAAGGAGATCCTACACAGAGGATTGCGGCTTACATGGTGGAAGGCCTAGCAGCTCGTGTGGCTTCCTCAGGAAAATTTCTTTACAAGTCTTTGAAATGCAAGGAACCCCCGTCATCTTATCGCCTTGCAGCCATGCAAATCCTTTTTGAGGTGTGTCCGTGCTTTAAATTTGGATTTATGGCAGCAAATGGAGCCATCATAGAGGCATGCAAAGATGAAAAGAGAGTTCACATCATAGATTTTGACATAAACCAGGGGAACCAATACATAACCCTCATACAAACACTTTCGAGTCTGCCAGGCAAGCCACCACACTTGAAGTTAACAGGGGTGGATGATCCCGAGACAGTTCAGCGTCATGTTGGAGGCCTAAAGATCATTGGACAAAGGCTTGAGAAGCTAGCAGAAGCGCTGAAAGTTCCATTCGAGTTTCATGCAGTAGCCTCAAGGACTTCAATCGTCAATACCTCAATGCTTGGCTGCAGGCCTGGGGAAGCACTTGTGGTTAACTTTGCTTTTCAGCTTCACCACATGCCAGACGAAAGTGTTTCAACGGTTAACCAGAGGGACCAGCTTCTTCGGATGGTGAAGAGCTTGAGGCCAAAACTTGTTACAGTTGTAGAACAAGACATGAACACCAATACGACCCCTTTTCTCCAAAGATTTGTTGAAGCCTACAACTATTACTCTGCTGTTTTTGATTCCCTTGATGCAGCTCTCCCCCGGGAGAGTCAGGATAGGATGAATGTCGAAAGGCAGTGTCTAGCACGGGACATAGTGAACATTGTGGCGTGCGAAGGAGAGGAAAGAATAGAGCGGTATGAGGTAGCTGGAAAGTGGAGGGCAAGGATGACCATGGCAGGATTTACTTCATGTCCTATGAGCACCAATGTGAGTGATTCGATTCGGGATCTTAGTAGACAGTACAGTGAGAGGTACAAGGTGAAGGAGGAGGCGGGGGCTCTTCTTTTTGGGTGGGAAGAGAAAAACTTGATTGTTGCTTCAGCGTGGAGGTGA